TTCTGCAAAAGCTGCCCAGACCAGGCTTTCCTCTGAAAAGCAGTGGTGCCGGTTCCTTTTTAGAAAGACTGAATCTAAATGTCGTCTCTGGAGACAAGAAGCCTTCAGAATGTTAAATTACTTTCATTATGTTTTTTCAGATGCTTATTGATTCCACAGTAGGAAGAGTGAAAGACTGCAGCAGCCTCTAAGCAGCACTACATGTTCCACACACTAGCAGTACTGCTGAAACAATGGCACAGTACAGACACATATTTTCATTAAGGTCTTTTCCGAAGAGATGTTTATGACCCTCATCCCCCAGTCCTCTACTAACAAGTGAACAAAATGAATCAATCAAAACTGGAAACGCTTCAACTACATCAAGATTTTATCAAATCTTTAGCGGAGGTAAGACACGTTCCTTATTACAGCTGCTTTTGAACCGGCATGGTGGGgtaaaattactttgaaaatttCAGCCTAAATTTTAAGAGTTTAATTTTACTTACTGCTAACATGTATTTGTAAGCTCTTTATCTTTTAAGAcctgatatattttaaatgtaatttttaaagatgcATTGTTAAATACCAAGAATATTCTTTGTTGACTCACTAATGAAGACATCAGTTTTTAAGTCACTTCAGACAGACTAAATATTCTTAATGTCATCAGGGAACAGTTCTTCTCaagtcttaaaaaaaatgctTGTGTTTCTTAAAAGAATTAGATTTACTATTTAGTTCTTATTTATCACTCAGTTTTAGGTTAACTTTATTATTGGGCTTTTTCATTGAAAATTTAATTTGCAGTTAACATTTTGCTTTACCTTTTACATTTTAACCACATGAACAATTCATCAATGGAGATTTATAGTATCTTATCATGGAATCTGTTTTATTAGTTAAAATTCAAACCATGTGCTAATAAGCAAGCTACAGTATTTTACAGCAGGAAATActgctgaatttattttaaagacaaaaagggATGACAGTATGTTTAGTGTATGCTAATTGCTCATGATCTCTGAAAAACAGGTTAGCTGTAAAATGAGAGcagaaattagttttaaaaatgcaGCTTTTCTTTCATGGTTACATTTGTACTGTTACCTCTGTTATCAAATAATATTTATGACCTTTGTTAGGAAAAGAGAAtctcttatttaaagaaatccaaTTTATGCATAAGCTGTGGCTGTAATACTACAATTTGCTTATTCTGATAACAAATACCATATATGGTGTTAAACAAAAGTAACTTTCAATTAACTGGAAATTATTAGGAACCTtatttcttaaccattttttttttcacaagggCCCACGACAGCTAATTCAATATTTACAACTGACAATATGAAGAACCCATCTGACCGAGCATCTCCTTAGCTGTCTGAACCACGAACTGCAGGATATTCTTGTAACACATGATTTTAAGGCATTAAGGAGTTAAAAGCAGAGAACACAGGTCTACATTACTGCTGGGATGTAATACATCAACAATAATCATTTTAAGAAGATGCTATATAAAatagccacaaaaagaaaaataatataactgTAAAAGCCTGACAACAAAATGGTGAGCATTTTTAATGGGGGAGCTTATACTTTAACATATCAGAATTGTGGATTCTTGAAGAAACAATGAAACCTGGATTGCCAGAAGAAGAATATCATATACTACCAGCAAGCTAAATGAAGCTTTAGCAAGTGTTTTCTGCACTAAATATTCAGATATTCATATCAATTAATATTACTAAAAGATTTTTCCATCTAAGTTTTATCAGCAAGTATGTATCTTCTTCTAATGAAAACAAACCAAATTAAATAGCTGATGGTTTTCATCAAACACGGACTGGATTTATAATATAAAGCAAGTTATGTGATCAAGAAATTAAGGACTGCTATAGAAACAGACTTACATTTGTTAACAAAAGGATGTCTAAATACATTCTAGAAGCTAGAAACcttatgtttccatttttgttttcaaatgttcTGGGAAACAGACACTTTCATATATTCCCTCAAAGGGAAATGTAACTCCTATCATTTGAGGAAGTTTCTCTTGGTTGACTTTTTaagacaaaacaaacacaaatattttGTACTGGTCTTTAGAAATCCACCAGCCAACTAACTCTCATAATTCATACAGTTGAAGtactggagagaaaaaaaagaattcctacAAGACATGAAATAAAACACAGCTACTTCACTGTTGTCGGGTAAAAATTCATGTCAAAATCTGCCAATGACACCATGTATCAATTTGTGAAAAACTGCTATAGTGAGCCAAAAGGCCCATAGGCAACAGCAAACAGGTAGGTCAGAGGATGCATGTACCCCACCACACTATTTaacatttacagaagaaaagaacctTACTCTAGAAAAGATGCATTTTTCTTAATTATCTAACTTGACATTTCTGCTTTATTTAGTTATAAATCTAACCGATGTGACAAAAGACATGATGTTTAATCTGTCAGTCCAGAAAATTTGgtacacttaaaattttccatttttatacgATTTGAATGTGGGCTAAGACCTTCACTTACTCGAATATATGCCTCTAATATTTTATGCCAAgcataaaagaaattaataattatCATTTGTTTCTGAAATATTCCCTAAGATAATATGCATAAATAAAACTGTACTCTAAAACTTGTCACAGTTACATCAAGTGAAAGAAGTTAACATGAGATctgaaaatttttagtttttagtatttgtttatGATTTTACAGTCAAATGCTgtacttaaaatgtaaaatatagttggttgtattttatattttaactgaaTATACTGATTACTGACATTTTAGCCCAGAAAACCAGATATTTTTATAGATTACTCTAAACctctatatattaaaatatagatTTGCATGAATTAgcaaaagagtttttttttttattttcctcaaatatATGTACAGTGGGTGATTTATATAAAAGGTTTCACAGGGAATGTGTAACTTTAAAGAGATTCCTCAGGAAATGGGCTTCAGATATTCTTTTccctaaaatttcatttttattttaaaatgtttaaacaaataaaatcaactgaTACATTATTTTAAACCACTTCAAAAATGgttatttcttaatatattaaaTTTCAATTTTCTCCTTCTACAAGGTACGAGAGGGTGTGGTCACAAAATAAATCATTCATAGGAGTGATTTAGTGCTCTTTTATAAATCTTTGTGACATTGTAccttaacataatgtccttttCCCCCAATGTTTATATCGTAAGTGCACCCATTATAAAGTTCAGTGTGAACATTTTCACTGCGAAATAAGATGTTTATCATTAGCTTATGTCTTTGAGAAATAACTACAAATATCCCCAAACACACTGTTGATTACTGAATATGGATTTCAGTCAAGAACATGGACAAAATGGTTTAAAACAGTTTAAAACTAGTGCTCTGTGCcacttacattttaaatgaaCACTTGTCCTGTTTATTTGAAATCTTAAGGGAATAATTACACCTACACTAATTATGCTAGAACatattaaaatagcatttatttcccaccttctcacaacattttaaaatgaaaccttAAAACACTGAGCTAAAATTACTTTTGCATACTGGATAGTTTCAttgtataaaaatatactttatctCAAATAATATCCTTGAAAAATCCAAATGAGGAAAATCTTTTTTAGTATACTAAATAATTCTGAACTATATATTGAATATTCCCATatagttatttcttcaaagggagGACCCTATTTCCTCTTATATCAAAATAATACAACCATGATGCTTCCTTAATTCTATTTCTCATTAATAGTTTACAAACTTTAAGAACACACGAGTTTTTACAAAGAACACATGTTTTATACGTCATTTAAATTGCCAAATATCAAATAGTTTATTCTATTTCACTTTCTAGGGAAAACACCAACTGCTCCaaaagaatgtgtttttctcccattctggaaATCAACATGCAGTCTGAATCTAACATTACAGTGCGAGATGACATTGATGACATCAACACCAATATGTACCAACCACTATCATATCCATTAAGCTTTCAAGTGTCTCTCACCGGATTTCTTATGTTAGAAATTGTGCTGGGACTTGGCAGTAACCTCACCGTACTGATACTTTACTGCATGAAATCCAACTTAATCAACTCTGTCAGTAACATTATTACAATGAATCTTCATGTACTTGATGTAATAATTTGTGTGGGATGTATTCCTCTGACTATAGTTATCCTTCTGCTTTCACTGGAGAGTAACACTGCTCTCATTTGCTGTTTCCATGAGGCCTGTGTATCTTTTGCAAGTGTCTCAACAGCAATCAACATTTTTGCTATCACTCTGGACAGATACGACATCTCTGTAAAACCTGCAAACCGAATTCTGACAATGGGCAGAGCTGTAATGCTCATGATATCCAtttggattttttcatttttctctttcatgattCCCTTTATGGAGGTAAATTTTTTCAGTCTTCAAAGTGGAAATACATGGGAAAACAAGACACTTTTGTGTGTCAGTATAAATGAATACTACACTGAACTGGGAATGTATTACCACTTGCTAGTACAGATCCCAATATTCTTTTTCACTGTCATAGTAATGTTAATCACATACACCAAAATACTTCAGGCTCTTAATATTCGAATAGGCACAAGATTTTCAACAGGGcagaagaagaaagcaagaaagaaaaagacaatttcTCTAACCACACAACATGAGACTACAGACATGTCACAAAGCAGTGGTGGGAGAAATGTAGTCTTTGGTGTAAGAA
This portion of the Manis javanica isolate MJ-LG chromosome 6, MJ_LKY, whole genome shotgun sequence genome encodes:
- the GPR22 gene encoding G-protein coupled receptor 22, yielding MCFSPILEINMQSESNITVRDDIDDINTNMYQPLSYPLSFQVSLTGFLMLEIVLGLGSNLTVLILYCMKSNLINSVSNIITMNLHVLDVIICVGCIPLTIVILLLSLESNTALICCFHEACVSFASVSTAINIFAITLDRYDISVKPANRILTMGRAVMLMISIWIFSFFSFMIPFMEVNFFSLQSGNTWENKTLLCVSINEYYTELGMYYHLLVQIPIFFFTVIVMLITYTKILQALNIRIGTRFSTGQKKKARKKKTISLTTQHETTDMSQSSGGRNVVFGVRTSVSVIIALRRAVKRHRERRERQKRVFRMSLLIISTFLLCWTPISVLNTTILCLGPSDLLVKLRLCFLVMAYGTTIFHPLLYAFTRQKFQKVLKSKMKKRVVSIVEADPMPNNAVIHNSWIDPKRNKKLCFEDSEIREKCLVPQVVTD